From a region of the Ponticoccus alexandrii genome:
- a CDS encoding tripartite tricarboxylate transporter TctB family protein, whose translation MSTSDTTHRRGRQREIVFAALTLLAAILFGLFVIPAGVTQPASVKHLPLSPVFLPYLLTIAVGVFALVHLAEALFAPHIPDEDAQAPDPHPRWPLRLAALTGLLLIYLLLPETLGMLLTAILVTIVLMAMGGERRPQILLGVGIAVPLVVYLFFVHVAQVPMPEGLFEGWF comes from the coding sequence ATGAGCACATCGGACACCACGCACCGCCGGGGCCGCCAGAGGGAGATCGTCTTTGCCGCGCTGACCCTGCTGGCGGCGATCCTCTTCGGTCTGTTCGTCATCCCGGCGGGGGTCACGCAACCGGCCTCTGTCAAGCATCTGCCGCTTTCGCCGGTTTTCCTGCCCTACCTGCTGACCATCGCCGTGGGTGTCTTTGCGCTGGTCCATCTGGCCGAGGCGCTGTTTGCGCCGCATATCCCCGACGAGGACGCGCAGGCGCCGGACCCGCACCCGCGCTGGCCACTGCGCCTTGCGGCGCTGACCGGACTGCTGCTGATCTACCTGCTGTTGCCCGAGACGCTTGGGATGCTGCTGACCGCGATCCTCGTCACCATCGTCCTGATGGCCATGGGCGGCGAACGCCGCCCGCAGATCCTGCTGGGCGTGGGCATCGCCGTGCCACTGGTGGTCTACCTGTTCTTCGTCCACGTTGCGCAGGTCCCCATGCCCGAGGGTCTCTTCGAGGGGTGGTTCTGA
- a CDS encoding tripartite tricarboxylate transporter permease has translation MWENIATGFTLFLTVQNILAITVGVCLGVTVGAIPGLTATMAVALALPFTFALDPVTGILLLVGVYKGGVFGGSITAILIRAPGTPAAACTLLDGYPLAQKGQAGKAMNMALYASCIADFLSNLSLIFFASMIAGLALAFGPPEYFWLICFSLTVVISISGSSLTKGLISGLLGLLTSTIGLDLVYGTQRFTFDNFNLMAGVSYIPLLIGLFALPEAIDFYMRRIKPHVVKPADRSRVTRDEFRRSLPAILRGSFIGVIIGTIPGAGATAAAFLSYGEARRTSKSPETFGKGNIEGVAASEAGNNGVAGATLIPLLALGIPGDVVTAVILGAFMLQGLTPGPLMFQDNITIIYAIFIGIMLSSLVLFGSGKLAIRYFAKIADIPRHILLPIVLLFCVFGSYAVQSQMFDVGVMLAFGVLGYLMMKINMAAAPFLMGFILGPLFEDNLRRSFLISEDIGIFFRSPICWIFIAITLFSLFVGVRREVRSTRSKRRALREGQA, from the coding sequence ATGTGGGAAAACATCGCCACCGGCTTCACCCTCTTCCTGACGGTCCAGAACATCCTCGCGATCACCGTGGGCGTCTGCCTTGGCGTGACGGTGGGGGCTATTCCGGGCCTCACCGCGACCATGGCGGTCGCGCTGGCGCTGCCCTTCACCTTTGCCCTCGACCCGGTCACCGGCATCCTGCTGCTGGTGGGCGTCTACAAGGGCGGGGTCTTCGGCGGCTCGATCACCGCGATCCTGATCCGCGCGCCCGGCACCCCCGCCGCCGCCTGCACGTTGCTCGACGGTTATCCGCTGGCGCAGAAGGGACAGGCGGGCAAGGCCATGAACATGGCGCTCTATGCGTCGTGCATCGCGGATTTCCTGTCCAACCTCTCGCTGATCTTCTTCGCCAGCATGATCGCGGGGCTGGCGCTGGCCTTCGGCCCGCCGGAATACTTCTGGCTGATCTGCTTCTCGCTGACCGTGGTGATCTCGATCTCGGGGTCTTCCCTGACCAAGGGGCTGATCTCCGGCCTTTTGGGGCTTCTGACCTCGACCATCGGGCTGGATCTGGTCTACGGCACGCAGCGCTTCACCTTCGACAACTTCAACCTGATGGCGGGGGTCAGCTACATCCCGCTGCTGATCGGCCTCTTTGCGCTGCCCGAGGCCATCGATTTCTACATGCGCCGCATCAAGCCGCATGTCGTCAAGCCGGCGGACCGCAGCCGCGTGACCCGCGACGAGTTCCGCCGCAGCCTGCCCGCGATCCTGCGCGGCAGCTTTATCGGGGTCATCATAGGCACCATTCCCGGCGCGGGCGCCACGGCGGCGGCCTTCCTGTCCTACGGCGAGGCGCGGCGCACGTCGAAATCACCCGAGACCTTCGGCAAGGGCAATATCGAGGGCGTCGCGGCATCCGAGGCCGGCAACAACGGCGTTGCCGGGGCCACGCTGATCCCGCTGCTGGCGCTCGGCATTCCGGGGGATGTGGTGACGGCGGTGATCCTCGGCGCCTTCATGCTGCAGGGCCTCACCCCCGGCCCGCTGATGTTTCAGGACAACATCACCATCATCTACGCCATCTTCATCGGCATCATGCTGAGTTCGCTGGTGCTGTTCGGTTCGGGCAAGCTGGCGATCCGCTACTTTGCCAAGATCGCCGACATCCCGCGTCACATCCTTCTGCCCATCGTCCTGCTGTTCTGCGTCTTCGGCAGCTACGCGGTGCAAAGCCAGATGTTCGACGTGGGCGTGATGCTGGCCTTCGGCGTGCTGGGCTACCTGATGATGAAGATCAACATGGCCGCCGCGCCCTTCCTCATGGGCTTCATCCTGGGCCCTCTGTTCGAGGACAACCTGCGGCGGTCCTTCCTGATCTCGGAGGACATCGGCATCTTCTTCCGCAGCCCGATCTGCTGGATCTTCATCGCCATCACCCTTTTCTCGCTTTTCGTGGGGGTCCGCCGCGAGGTGCGCAGCACGCGCTCGAAACGCCGCGCCCTGCGCGAGGGGCAGGCGTGA
- a CDS encoding SDR family NAD(P)-dependent oxidoreductase, whose product MTARDFDGQTAIVIGAGAIATGIGIGRAISIALARGGAHVVAADASLASAEETVALIREEGGQAEARLVDVLDDDSLTGLIAGVDRDRGRIDILQCNVGLGKSGPSDQTSAADWRRISDANLTSLHVAAQAALPAMRRQGRGVITVTSSIASIRHVGYPHLAYGATKAGANQFARALAVELAPEGIRVNAIVAGLIDTPRIGVTLARSYGSQTEDQMRAARARQCPMGRMGSAWDIAEAAVFLASDRAGYITGTEIVVDGGLSASVRQVVDG is encoded by the coding sequence GTGACGGCCCGCGACTTCGACGGGCAGACCGCCATCGTCATCGGTGCGGGGGCGATCGCCACGGGCATCGGCATCGGGCGGGCCATCAGCATCGCGCTGGCGCGGGGCGGGGCGCATGTGGTGGCCGCCGATGCCAGCCTTGCCTCTGCCGAAGAGACCGTGGCCCTGATCCGGGAGGAGGGCGGGCAGGCCGAAGCGCGGCTGGTGGACGTGCTGGACGACGACAGTCTCACCGGGCTGATTGCGGGTGTGGACCGCGACCGGGGCCGCATCGACATCCTGCAGTGCAACGTGGGTCTGGGCAAAAGCGGGCCGTCCGATCAGACCAGCGCCGCCGATTGGCGCCGGATCAGCGATGCCAACCTGACCTCGCTGCACGTGGCGGCGCAGGCGGCCTTGCCTGCGATGCGGCGGCAGGGCAGGGGGGTGATCACCGTGACCTCTTCGATCGCGTCGATCCGGCATGTCGGCTATCCACATCTGGCCTATGGCGCGACCAAGGCGGGCGCGAACCAGTTCGCCCGTGCGCTGGCGGTCGAGCTTGCGCCCGAGGGCATCCGCGTCAACGCCATTGTCGCGGGGCTGATCGACACGCCGCGAATCGGCGTGACGCTGGCCAGAAGCTACGGCAGCCAGACCGAGGATCAGATGCGCGCCGCCCGCGCCCGCCAGTGCCCCATGGGCCGCATGGGCAGCGCCTGGGACATCGCCGAGGCGGCGGTCTTCCTCGCGTCGGACCGCGCGGGCTACATCACCGGGACCGAGATCGTCGTGGACGGCGGGCTGTCGGCCAGCGTCCGGCAGGTTGTGGACGGTTGA
- a CDS encoding CocE/NonD family hydrolase, translating into MTRTTDTIALTPAEPVSEGVVVHRNCMVAMRDGVRLATDVYRPAGPDGQPDPTPRPVVFERTPYDKAGTPRTELSVANPVSLSRPALAARLVAEGYVVIWQDCRGRYDSEGSFTKYLNEAEDGFDSMRWIDAQAFSNGRVGTMGLSYDAHVQMALACLNPPGLACMAIDSGGFSNAFTCGIRQGGALEMKQATWAYNRAMEAPLAKSDPAVLNAIQAESLFDWMKHTPWSKGRSPVRWDPDYEAYLLDQWQNGTFDGFWQKTGIWAAGHYHDFPKVPIIFMSSWYDAYVQTTLENYEGLKGDADRPLTLIMGPWTHGNRSQRIFGDVDFGPEAVFDGQVDADWLAFRIKFFARWLKDEAPDLRDERVHLFAMGGGSGRKTAEGHLDHGGRWIEASDWPIPEAEALSLYPAPDMTLSEVPQSGALSYSYDPANPVPTIGGSLTSGEPIFTGGAFDQTEDTRFFGCTTPGLPLIARRDVLSFQTPPLPEDLLVAGPVTIRLRVSTDAPDTDFTAKLVDVYPPSEDYPRGYAMNITDGIFRVRYRKGYDRPEPLAADEGAFDITITPFATVNLFKAGHRLRLDISSSNFPKYDINFNTGEPEGTARASRVALNTVHLGEGTALELHILKR; encoded by the coding sequence ATGACCCGTACCACCGACACGATCGCGCTGACCCCGGCAGAGCCGGTCAGCGAGGGGGTGGTCGTCCACCGCAACTGCATGGTGGCGATGCGCGACGGCGTGCGCCTCGCCACCGATGTCTACCGGCCCGCGGGGCCGGACGGGCAACCGGACCCGACCCCGCGCCCGGTGGTGTTCGAGCGCACGCCCTACGACAAGGCGGGCACGCCCCGCACCGAGCTTTCGGTGGCGAACCCGGTGTCGCTCAGCCGCCCTGCCCTTGCGGCGCGGCTGGTGGCCGAGGGCTACGTGGTGATCTGGCAGGACTGCCGGGGCCGCTACGACTCCGAGGGCAGCTTCACCAAGTACCTCAACGAGGCCGAAGACGGCTTCGACTCGATGCGCTGGATCGACGCGCAGGCCTTTTCCAACGGGCGCGTCGGCACCATGGGCCTCAGCTACGACGCCCATGTGCAGATGGCGCTGGCCTGCCTGAACCCGCCGGGGCTGGCTTGTATGGCCATAGACTCGGGCGGCTTTTCCAACGCCTTCACCTGCGGCATCCGGCAGGGCGGCGCGCTGGAGATGAAGCAGGCGACTTGGGCCTACAATCGCGCCATGGAGGCCCCCCTTGCCAAGTCCGACCCGGCCGTCCTGAACGCGATCCAGGCCGAGAGCCTCTTTGACTGGATGAAGCACACGCCGTGGTCCAAGGGGCGCTCGCCGGTGCGCTGGGACCCGGATTACGAGGCCTACCTGCTGGACCAGTGGCAGAACGGCACCTTCGACGGGTTCTGGCAGAAGACCGGGATCTGGGCGGCGGGGCATTATCACGACTTCCCCAAGGTTCCGATCATCTTCATGTCCAGCTGGTACGACGCCTACGTGCAGACCACGCTGGAGAATTACGAGGGCCTCAAGGGCGACGCGGATCGTCCGCTGACACTGATCATGGGGCCGTGGACCCATGGCAACCGCTCTCAGCGCATCTTCGGCGACGTGGATTTCGGCCCCGAGGCGGTCTTTGACGGGCAGGTCGACGCCGATTGGCTGGCGTTCCGGATCAAGTTCTTCGCCCGCTGGCTGAAGGACGAGGCCCCCGACCTGCGCGACGAGCGCGTACACCTCTTCGCCATGGGTGGCGGGTCGGGCCGCAAAACGGCAGAGGGCCATCTCGATCACGGCGGCCGTTGGATCGAGGCCAGCGACTGGCCCATCCCCGAGGCCGAGGCCCTGAGCCTCTACCCCGCCCCGGACATGACGCTGTCAGAGGTGCCGCAATCCGGCGCGCTGTCCTACAGCTACGACCCCGCGAACCCGGTGCCGACCATCGGCGGCTCCCTCACGTCCGGCGAGCCGATCTTCACCGGCGGCGCCTTCGACCAGACCGAGGACACGCGCTTCTTCGGCTGCACGACGCCGGGCCTGCCGCTGATCGCGCGGCGCGACGTGCTGTCCTTCCAGACCCCGCCCCTGCCCGAGGACCTGCTGGTCGCCGGGCCGGTCACGATCCGGCTGCGGGTCTCGACCGACGCGCCGGACACGGATTTCACCGCCAAGCTGGTGGATGTCTACCCGCCGTCAGAGGACTACCCGCGCGGCTACGCCATGAACATCACCGACGGCATCTTTCGCGTGCGCTACCGCAAGGGCTATGATCGCCCCGAACCCCTTGCAGCGGACGAAGGCGCCTTCGACATCACGATCACACCCTTCGCCACCGTGAACCTCTTCAAGGCGGGTCACCGGTTGCGGCTCGACATCTCTTCGTCGAACTTTCCCAAGTACGACATCAACTTCAACACCGGAGAGCCCGAAGGCACCGCCCGCGCCAGCCGCGTGGCCCTGAACACCGTTCATCTGGGTGAAGGCACGGCGCTGGAACTGCATATCCTTAAGCGGTGA
- a CDS encoding ABC transporter substrate-binding protein: protein MRLTKTAALAALLSTTMLMPAWAADLTIGRASEQSSIDPQFSRTGNNQMTSTMFFDRLVNFDENLQVSPGLAESWTNEDETTWTLKLREGVTFHDGSPFTAADVVYSLERADEVPNSPAPYTDMVSSVASVEAVDDLTVKITTNVPNPALMEDIGRVFIISKAAAEGKTSEDFNAPATAVGTGPYILDEWRVGETLTMHANEAYWGTVPEFNEVEIRFISNDAARVAALLSGAVDVIDAVPPQDVTRLEGTDGINVFSTPSGRVIYLGLSMRGDQAPAVTDLAGNPLEENPFKDARVRKAISLMIDRQLIVDRILGGSGVPAGQLVPDALGGHNPDVAPDAVDVEQAKALLAEAGYPDGFGLTLYSSNDRFPGDGDIVQALGQMLARGGLKVNGVEALPYSVYSKAASAGDYGAFVFSLGSSTPTSAPNLQALLGTYDKEAGKGAFNRVRFSSEAFDAALADALQEFDEEARLTKLRDATALVFEETPIVPLYWQKVHWGLKDGLTIDAGLSEQTLPQKITSTE from the coding sequence ATGCGCCTGACCAAGACCGCTGCCCTCGCGGCCCTACTGTCCACCACCATGCTGATGCCCGCGTGGGCCGCCGACCTCACCATCGGCCGCGCGTCCGAGCAAAGCTCGATCGACCCGCAGTTCTCGCGGACCGGCAACAACCAGATGACCTCGACCATGTTCTTCGACCGGCTCGTGAACTTCGACGAGAACCTTCAGGTCTCGCCGGGCCTTGCCGAAAGCTGGACCAACGAGGACGAGACCACCTGGACCCTGAAACTGCGCGAGGGGGTCACCTTCCACGACGGATCGCCCTTCACCGCCGCAGACGTGGTCTATTCGCTGGAGCGCGCCGACGAGGTCCCTAACTCGCCCGCGCCCTACACCGACATGGTGTCCTCGGTCGCGAGCGTCGAGGCGGTGGACGACCTGACTGTGAAGATCACCACCAACGTGCCGAACCCCGCCCTGATGGAGGACATCGGCCGCGTCTTCATCATCTCCAAGGCCGCTGCAGAGGGCAAGACGAGCGAGGACTTCAACGCCCCCGCCACCGCCGTGGGCACCGGCCCCTACATCCTCGACGAGTGGCGTGTCGGCGAGACGCTGACCATGCACGCGAATGAGGCCTACTGGGGCACCGTGCCGGAGTTCAACGAGGTCGAGATCCGCTTCATCTCGAACGACGCGGCGCGGGTCGCGGCGCTGCTGTCCGGCGCGGTCGACGTGATCGACGCGGTGCCGCCGCAGGACGTGACGCGTCTGGAAGGCACCGATGGCATCAATGTCTTCTCGACGCCCTCGGGCCGCGTGATCTACCTCGGCCTGTCCATGCGCGGCGATCAGGCCCCGGCGGTGACGGACCTCGCGGGCAACCCGCTGGAAGAGAACCCCTTCAAGGACGCCCGCGTGCGCAAGGCGATCTCGCTGATGATCGACCGTCAGCTGATCGTGGACCGCATCCTTGGCGGATCGGGCGTGCCGGCGGGCCAGTTGGTGCCCGACGCGCTGGGGGGCCACAATCCCGACGTCGCCCCCGACGCGGTGGACGTGGAACAGGCCAAGGCTCTGCTGGCAGAGGCGGGCTACCCGGACGGCTTCGGCCTGACGCTCTACAGCTCGAACGACCGCTTCCCCGGGGACGGGGACATCGTGCAGGCGCTGGGGCAGATGCTGGCGCGCGGCGGGCTGAAGGTGAACGGGGTCGAGGCCCTGCCCTACTCGGTCTATTCCAAGGCCGCCTCGGCGGGTGACTACGGCGCCTTCGTCTTTTCGCTGGGGTCGTCCACGCCGACCTCGGCGCCGAACCTTCAGGCGCTCTTGGGCACCTACGACAAGGAAGCCGGCAAGGGCGCGTTCAACCGCGTGCGCTTTTCGTCCGAGGCCTTCGACGCGGCGCTGGCCGATGCCCTGCAGGAGTTCGACGAAGAGGCGCGCCTGACCAAGCTGCGCGACGCCACGGCGCTCGTGTTCGAGGAAACACCCATCGTGCCGCTTTACTGGCAGAAGGTGCACTGGGGCCTGAAGGACGGGCTGACCATCGACGCGGGCCTGTCAGAACAGACCCTGCCGCAGAAAATCACCTCGACCGAGTGA
- a CDS encoding ABC transporter ATP-binding protein, whose protein sequence is MTAPMIEVSNVTRHFRRKPDLAERLAMRAGLASPPPTVHALDGVSLSIDRGEVVGLVGESGCGKSTLGRIVAGMLPVTSGTVSREGRDIATLRGAEERAMRLATQIIFQDPMSSLNPRKKVVDIIGEAPRLHGLAERRDVRATVEGLMAQVGLDPAMIDRYPHQFSGGQRQRIGIARALAVNPDFLICDESIAALDVSIQAQVINLLVKLRQDLSLTLLFISHDLSVVRYISDRVVIMYLGRVVETAPTDRIFAAARHPYTQALLEEIPRIDRRGHRFSSVKGEIPSPVNPPQGCHFHPRCPLAMDRCRVERPVLTKASPDHAVACHLDGGTGRPLTNAGVKTGDLTPTS, encoded by the coding sequence ATGACCGCCCCCATGATCGAAGTCTCGAACGTCACACGCCATTTCCGCCGCAAACCCGATCTGGCAGAGCGGCTGGCCATGCGCGCGGGCCTCGCCTCGCCGCCGCCCACCGTGCATGCGCTGGACGGCGTGTCGCTCAGCATCGACCGGGGCGAGGTTGTGGGCCTCGTGGGCGAATCCGGCTGCGGCAAGTCCACGCTGGGCCGGATCGTGGCGGGGATGCTGCCGGTCACCTCTGGCACCGTCTCGCGCGAGGGGCGCGACATCGCCACCCTGCGCGGCGCCGAGGAGCGGGCCATGCGGCTGGCCACGCAGATCATCTTTCAGGACCCCATGTCCTCGCTCAACCCGCGCAAAAAGGTGGTCGACATCATCGGCGAGGCCCCGCGCCTGCACGGCCTTGCCGAGCGCCGCGACGTCCGGGCGACGGTCGAGGGCCTGATGGCGCAGGTCGGGCTGGACCCGGCGATGATCGACCGCTACCCGCACCAGTTCTCGGGCGGGCAGCGGCAGCGCATCGGCATCGCGCGCGCACTGGCGGTGAACCCCGACTTCCTGATCTGCGACGAAAGCATCGCGGCGCTGGACGTGTCCATTCAGGCGCAGGTGATCAACCTTCTCGTGAAGCTGCGGCAGGACCTGTCGCTGACGCTGCTGTTCATCAGCCATGACCTGTCGGTGGTGCGCTACATCTCGGACCGGGTGGTGATCATGTACCTTGGCCGCGTGGTGGAAACCGCGCCCACGGACCGCATCTTTGCCGCCGCGCGTCATCCCTACACGCAGGCCCTGCTGGAAGAGATCCCCCGGATCGACCGCCGCGGCCACCGATTTTCCTCGGTGAAGGGGGAAATCCCCTCTCCGGTGAACCCGCCGCAGGGGTGCCATTTCCACCCCCGCTGCCCGCTTGCCATGGACCGCTGCCGGGTCGAACGCCCGGTGCTGACCAAGGCCAGCCCCGACCATGCCGTCGCCTGCCATCTGGACGGCGGCACCGGTCGGCCCCTCACGAACGCCGGCGTGAAGACCGGTGACCTCACCCCCACCTCATGA
- a CDS encoding ABC transporter ATP-binding protein: MTEALLEVRGLRTWFETPRGTVRAVDGVDLTVGRGEILGLVGESGSGKSITGFSLLGLVDPPGRVIEGEIRFHGEDLRAASPRRLRDLRGNRIAMIFQDPMMTLNPVLRIGTQMIETVQAHARVSKAEARAMARDALGQVGIPHPDERIDAYPHEFSGGMRQRVAIAIALLHKPDLIIADEPTTALDVTIQSQILSEMQALTRDMGLGMIWISHDLGVVGQLAHKMAVMYAGRIVERGSVDEVLDTPRHPYTRGLIDSLPMENDRGQPLRQIPGNAPPPLNRPEGCPFRPRCAHATDACLAEPEETGTPDRAWRCFHPLGSRLTEVPA, from the coding sequence ATGACCGAAGCGCTGCTTGAGGTGCGCGGGTTGCGCACATGGTTCGAAACGCCCCGGGGCACGGTCAGGGCCGTGGACGGCGTCGACCTGACCGTCGGGCGCGGCGAGATCCTTGGCCTTGTGGGCGAAAGCGGATCGGGGAAGTCGATCACCGGCTTCTCTCTGCTCGGTCTGGTCGATCCGCCGGGCCGCGTGATCGAGGGAGAGATCCGCTTTCACGGCGAGGATCTGCGCGCCGCCTCGCCGCGCCGCCTGCGCGACCTGCGCGGCAACCGGATCGCGATGATCTTTCAGGACCCGATGATGACGCTGAACCCGGTGCTGCGCATCGGCACCCAGATGATCGAGACTGTGCAGGCGCACGCCCGCGTGTCCAAGGCAGAGGCCCGCGCCATGGCCCGCGACGCGCTGGGACAGGTCGGCATCCCGCATCCCGACGAGCGCATCGACGCCTACCCGCACGAATTCTCGGGCGGGATGCGCCAGCGCGTGGCCATCGCCATCGCGCTTCTGCACAAACCCGACCTGATCATCGCCGACGAACCCACGACCGCGCTCGATGTCACGATCCAGAGCCAGATCCTGTCCGAGATGCAGGCGCTGACCCGCGACATGGGGCTGGGGATGATCTGGATCAGCCATGACCTCGGCGTCGTCGGCCAGCTCGCCCACAAGATGGCGGTGATGTACGCGGGCCGCATCGTCGAGCGCGGGTCCGTGGACGAAGTGCTGGACACCCCGCGCCACCCCTACACGCGCGGCCTGATCGACAGCCTGCCGATGGAGAACGACCGCGGCCAGCCGCTGCGCCAGATCCCCGGCAACGCGCCGCCGCCGTTGAACCGCCCCGAGGGCTGCCCCTTCCGCCCACGCTGCGCCCATGCCACGGACGCCTGCCTTGCGGAGCCGGAGGAAACCGGCACGCCGGACCGGGCATGGCGCTGCTTCCACCCGCTCGGCTCGCGCCTGACGGAGGTCCCCGCATGA
- a CDS encoding ABC transporter permease: MSLLRPESMASRILRGLLTSPKATIAAVICVVLVVSAVFAPLIAPQNPYDLTEIDFFDAKLPPMSEGYTGMTYVLGTDGQGRDMLSAMLYGLRTSLAVGVTAGVLAMLVGTALGLLAAYRGGWIDTFVMRFVDLMLGFPTILVALMILVVFGQGVDKVILALVFVQWAYFARAVRATALIEAGKEYAEAARCLGIPAWRIMFGHILPNCLPPLIVIGTIQVASAIAAEATLSFLGIGLPITEPSLGLLIANGYQVMLAGLYWMSVYPGLLLLALVFCVNIVGDRLREILNPRLAQ; this comes from the coding sequence ATGAGCCTTCTTCGTCCCGAAAGCATGGCCTCCCGCATCCTGCGCGGCCTTCTGACCAGCCCCAAGGCCACCATCGCCGCCGTGATCTGCGTGGTGCTCGTGGTCTCTGCCGTCTTCGCGCCGCTGATCGCGCCGCAGAACCCCTACGACCTGACAGAGATCGACTTCTTCGACGCCAAGCTGCCGCCGATGTCCGAGGGCTACACCGGCATGACCTACGTGCTGGGCACCGATGGTCAGGGCCGCGACATGCTGTCGGCCATGCTTTACGGGCTGCGGACCTCTCTGGCGGTCGGTGTCACGGCGGGCGTGCTGGCGATGCTGGTGGGCACCGCGCTGGGGTTGCTGGCGGCCTATCGCGGCGGCTGGATCGACACCTTCGTGATGCGCTTCGTCGATCTGATGCTGGGCTTTCCGACGATCCTTGTGGCGCTGATGATCCTCGTGGTCTTCGGGCAGGGCGTGGACAAGGTGATCCTTGCGCTGGTCTTCGTACAATGGGCCTATTTCGCCCGCGCCGTGCGGGCGACCGCGCTGATCGAGGCGGGCAAGGAATACGCCGAAGCGGCACGCTGCCTCGGCATTCCGGCGTGGCGGATCATGTTCGGGCACATCCTGCCCAACTGTCTGCCGCCGCTGATCGTCATCGGCACCATCCAGGTCGCCAGCGCCATCGCTGCAGAGGCCACGCTGTCCTTCCTCGGCATCGGCCTGCCGATCACCGAGCCCTCGCTGGGGCTGCTGATCGCCAACGGCTATCAGGTCATGCTGGCGGGGCTCTACTGGATGTCGGTCTACCCGGGCCTTCTGCTGCTGGCGCTGGTCTTCTGCGTCAACATCGTCGGCGACCGTCTGCGCGAAATCCTGAACCCGAGGCTGGCCCAATGA
- a CDS encoding ABC transporter permease: MTVFILRRVLQAILVLLITSLVVFLGVYAIGDPLEILLPADASMAERAQVAESLNLNDPLPVQYWTFISSAVQGDFGRSFVYNRPALDVIFERLPATLELVTTSLILSLVIGIPLGLIAGVKPRSLTDESIMTGSILGFSLPNFWQGMMLIMIFAVWLGWLPSTGRGETGTFLGLRTSYATWDGFVHLILPATNLALAQIALVIRLTRTGVQETMPLDFVKYARARGIGEGRILFVHVLKTILIPIVTVLGIEFGSLIAFAVVTETIFAWPGVGKLIIDSIKMLDRPVVVAYILVITAMFIVINLVVDVLYSLLDPRIRGRAQ; encoded by the coding sequence ATGACGGTCTTCATCCTCAGACGCGTGCTTCAGGCCATCCTCGTTCTGTTGATCACCTCGCTGGTGGTCTTCCTCGGCGTCTATGCCATCGGCGACCCGCTGGAGATCCTGCTGCCCGCCGATGCATCCATGGCGGAACGCGCGCAGGTCGCTGAATCCCTGAACCTGAACGACCCGCTGCCGGTGCAATACTGGACCTTCATCTCCTCGGCGGTGCAGGGCGATTTCGGGCGCAGCTTCGTCTACAATCGCCCCGCGCTCGACGTGATCTTCGAGCGCCTGCCCGCCACGCTGGAACTGGTGACGACCTCGCTGATCCTGTCGCTGGTGATCGGCATTCCGCTGGGGCTGATCGCGGGGGTCAAGCCGCGCTCGCTGACGGACGAATCGATCATGACCGGCTCGATCCTCGGCTTCTCGCTGCCGAACTTCTGGCAGGGTATGATGCTGATCATGATCTTCGCGGTCTGGCTGGGCTGGCTGCCCTCCACCGGGCGCGGCGAGACAGGGACCTTCCTCGGCCTGCGCACCAGCTATGCGACATGGGACGGCTTCGTGCACCTGATCCTGCCCGCGACCAACCTTGCATTGGCCCAGATCGCGCTGGTGATCCGCCTGACCCGCACCGGCGTGCAGGAGACCATGCCGCTCGACTTCGTGAAATACGCCCGTGCGCGCGGCATTGGCGAGGGGCGCATCCTCTTCGTGCATGTGCTGAAGACCATCCTCATTCCCATCGTCACCGTGCTGGGGATCGAGTTCGGCTCGCTCATCGCCTTCGCCGTGGTGACGGAAACGATCTTCGCATGGCCCGGTGTGGGCAAGCTGATCATCGACAGCATCAAGATGCTCGACCGGCCCGTGGTCGTCGCCTACATCCTTGTGATCACGGCCATGTTCATCGTCATCAACCTTGTGGTCGACGTGCTTTACTCGCTGCTCGATCCCCGCATCCGGGGGCGTGCGCAATGA